A single genomic interval of Lacrimispora sphenoides JCM 1415 harbors:
- a CDS encoding D-alanyl-D-alanine carboxypeptidase family protein, whose protein sequence is MNRRIKVLISCILVSQLFLMTVYAKPDWPSDTGIQAEAGIVIDGDSGAVIFGQNIHAPYPPASITKILTALIVLENAKLDDMVTFSKDAIYNVEEGSGNKLNVDTGDKLSVEDCLYSLILHSCNQAANALAEHVAGSREGFVDMMNDKIKELGCTESHFDNPSGLNGDTQYVTAYDMALIAKAAYSNKKLVEISSAISHNIPPTSNNPEGLTIYNEHRLVKTKDTKSEFYCPSAVAGKTGYLIKAGNTLVTYGEQDGKRLISVILKGSPKQYFIDGKALLEFGFSRFENFPVTGNETSYISGEEPVEIKGTSYKPSDLELEPDSTVTIPKGAEFSQADKTLVTELPKGSPKGAVAMIQYSYNDRKVGQAYLMEKNAPEPTSQESEQGSTEAKPVESETNSGANKKSSDHKGSRVLTIAGIAAFLGLAGGGTGFFIYKKKKEAREIALRREERRRRLKAEGAEEAFEKILKQRRNKK, encoded by the coding sequence GTGAATCGGAGGATAAAAGTACTGATTAGCTGCATATTGGTCAGCCAGCTGTTTCTAATGACTGTATATGCGAAACCGGACTGGCCGTCTGATACGGGCATCCAGGCGGAAGCCGGGATTGTTATAGACGGGGATTCAGGGGCCGTCATATTTGGCCAGAATATCCATGCCCCTTATCCGCCAGCCAGCATAACGAAGATTTTGACTGCTCTTATTGTTTTAGAGAACGCGAAACTCGACGACATGGTGACCTTTTCAAAGGATGCCATTTACAATGTGGAGGAGGGCAGCGGCAATAAATTAAATGTGGATACAGGTGACAAGCTTTCTGTGGAAGACTGTCTCTACTCTCTGATCCTTCATTCCTGCAACCAGGCAGCGAATGCTCTTGCGGAGCATGTGGCCGGAAGCAGAGAGGGATTTGTAGACATGATGAATGATAAGATCAAGGAGCTTGGTTGTACGGAAAGCCATTTTGACAATCCGTCAGGGCTTAATGGAGACACCCAGTATGTGACTGCTTATGATATGGCACTCATAGCAAAGGCTGCTTACAGCAATAAAAAGCTTGTGGAGATCAGCTCTGCAATCAGCCATAATATTCCCCCCACATCCAATAATCCGGAGGGGCTTACCATTTACAACGAGCATCGTCTGGTAAAGACCAAGGATACAAAGAGTGAATTTTATTGTCCGTCAGCAGTGGCAGGAAAGACTGGATATCTAATTAAAGCAGGAAATACCCTTGTGACCTATGGGGAGCAGGATGGAAAAAGGCTTATCTCCGTTATTTTAAAGGGAAGCCCGAAGCAATATTTTATTGATGGTAAAGCTCTTTTGGAATTTGGCTTCAGCCGTTTTGAAAACTTCCCTGTTACAGGGAATGAAACCAGTTATATATCAGGGGAAGAACCTGTTGAGATAAAAGGGACATCTTATAAACCCTCTGATCTGGAATTAGAACCGGACAGCACTGTAACCATTCCCAAAGGAGCCGAGTTCTCCCAGGCGGATAAGACTCTTGTAACAGAGCTTCCGAAAGGAAGTCCAAAAGGGGCGGTAGCTATGATCCAATATTCCTACAATGACAGAAAGGTGGGCCAGGCCTACTTAATGGAGAAGAATGCTCCGGAACCAACGAGCCAGGAATCAGAACAGGGATCCACAGAAGCAAAACCAGTGGAATCAGAAACAAATTCAGGCGCCAATAAAAAGTCATCGGATCATAAGGGAAGCAGAGTGCTTACGATAGCAGGAATTGCTGCTTTTCTTGGACTGGCAGGCGGCGGAACCGGATTTTTCATTTATAAGAAAAAGAAAGAGGCCAGAGAGATCGCTCTCAGAAGAGAAGAGAGAAGGCGGCGCTTAAAAGCGGAAGGGGCAGAAGAAGCGTTTGAAAAGATTTTAAAACAACGCCGGAATAAAAAATAA
- the rny gene encoding ribonuclease Y, which produces MAILIAIVVSVVVAFIAWSAAITYRKNAYESKIGTAEEKSREIIDEALKTAETKKREALLEAKEESLKTKNELEKETRERRAELQRYERRVLSKEENLDKKSEVMEKREAGLAAREDALNKRNTEVESLYEKGIQELEKISGLTSEQAKEYLLKSVEDDVKHDTAKLIKELDNKAKEEAEKKAREYVVTAIQRCAADHVAETTVSVVQLPNDEMKGRIIGREGRNIRTLETLTGVELIIDDTPEAVVLSGFDPVRREVARIALERLIVDGRIHPARIEEMVEKAQKEVETNMREEGEAAALEVGIHGLHPELIRLLGKLRYRTSYGQNALKHSIEVAQLSGLLAGEIGLDIRMAKRAGLLHDIGKAVDHEMEGSHIQLGVELCKKYKESAIVLNTVESHHGDVEPQSLIACIVQAADTISAARPGARRETLETYTNRLKQLEDITNSFKGVDKSFAIQAGREVRIMVVPEQINDDDMVLLARDISKKIEESLEYPGQIKVNVIRESRVTDYAK; this is translated from the coding sequence ATGGCTATATTGATTGCAATTGTAGTATCAGTAGTAGTTGCTTTTATTGCCTGGTCTGCTGCCATCACGTATCGTAAAAATGCTTACGAAAGCAAGATTGGCACTGCGGAAGAAAAATCCCGGGAAATAATAGATGAAGCATTAAAGACCGCTGAGACAAAGAAGCGCGAAGCTCTCCTTGAGGCAAAAGAAGAGTCTTTAAAGACTAAGAATGAACTGGAGAAGGAAACCAGGGAAAGAAGAGCTGAGCTTCAACGTTATGAAAGAAGAGTACTAAGCAAGGAAGAAAACCTGGACAAGAAGTCCGAGGTTATGGAAAAACGAGAAGCAGGTCTGGCTGCTCGCGAGGACGCCCTGAATAAGAGAAATACCGAAGTGGAATCTCTCTATGAAAAAGGCATTCAGGAACTGGAAAAAATTTCTGGACTTACCTCCGAACAGGCAAAAGAATATCTTTTAAAATCTGTTGAAGATGACGTTAAACATGACACTGCGAAATTAATTAAGGAACTTGACAACAAAGCAAAAGAAGAAGCCGAAAAAAAGGCGAGGGAATACGTGGTTACAGCCATTCAAAGATGCGCTGCTGACCATGTGGCAGAAACTACGGTTTCAGTCGTGCAGCTACCAAACGATGAGATGAAAGGAAGAATCATCGGAAGGGAAGGCCGTAACATCCGTACGTTAGAGACCCTTACGGGAGTGGAACTCATTATTGATGACACCCCTGAGGCTGTTGTATTATCCGGATTCGATCCGGTTCGTAGAGAAGTAGCCAGAATCGCGTTGGAACGCCTTATTGTGGATGGACGTATTCATCCTGCAAGAATTGAAGAAATGGTGGAAAAGGCACAAAAAGAGGTAGAAACCAATATGCGTGAAGAAGGAGAAGCCGCTGCTCTTGAAGTGGGCATTCACGGTCTTCATCCGGAACTCATCAGATTGCTTGGCAAGCTGAGATACAGAACAAGCTACGGTCAGAATGCATTAAAGCATTCCATTGAGGTGGCCCAATTGTCAGGGCTGTTGGCCGGAGAAATCGGCCTTGATATCCGCATGGCCAAGCGTGCCGGTTTACTACATGACATCGGAAAAGCCGTTGACCATGAGATGGAAGGTTCTCATATTCAGCTCGGTGTGGAGTTATGTAAGAAATATAAGGAATCTGCAATCGTGCTGAACACTGTGGAATCACATCATGGCGATGTTGAACCACAGAGCCTTATCGCTTGCATTGTCCAGGCAGCAGACACAATATCTGCCGCAAGACCTGGAGCAAGAAGAGAGACTCTGGAGACATATACAAACAGATTAAAACAGTTAGAAGATATTACCAACTCCTTTAAGGGAGTGGACAAGTCCTTTGCCATTCAGGCAGGACGCGAAGTTCGGATTATGGTAGTACCGGAGCAGATTAACGATGACGATATGGTTCTTTTAGCCCGTGATATTTCCAAGAAGATTGAAGAATCTCTGGAATACCCGGGACAGATCAAAGTCAATGTGATCCGGGAGTCCAGAGTTACAGATTACGCGAAGTAA
- a CDS encoding regulatory protein RecX, whose translation MTVVEIVPVDKRRSKVILDEDFTLVLYRGEIRKFGIEEGTPLSEETYQEILNEVLFKRARERVLFLLKSSDKTEQELRRKLKDGGYPKEAADYAIDFLKEHNFINDENYGRRYVEFNSERKSGRQIQYELQKKGLDKEVIQEILREQPVDEEAQIRAYVNKKRIKAEEMDFKERGKMMAALGRRGFSYDAISRVLGGIYSEY comes from the coding sequence ATGACAGTTGTGGAAATTGTGCCCGTTGATAAACGCAGGAGTAAAGTCATTCTGGATGAAGACTTTACTCTTGTCCTATATCGAGGGGAAATCAGAAAATTTGGGATAGAGGAAGGAACGCCGCTTTCCGAAGAGACTTATCAGGAGATCCTTAATGAGGTTTTGTTTAAAAGGGCCAGGGAAAGGGTCCTTTTTCTTCTGAAATCCTCAGATAAGACGGAACAGGAACTGAGACGGAAGTTAAAGGATGGAGGGTATCCGAAAGAAGCTGCCGATTACGCCATAGATTTTTTAAAAGAACATAACTTTATCAACGATGAGAACTACGGCCGCAGATACGTGGAATTCAATTCAGAGCGGAAAAGCGGGCGGCAGATTCAGTACGAACTGCAGAAAAAGGGTCTTGACAAAGAGGTGATCCAGGAGATCCTTAGAGAACAGCCTGTGGATGAAGAGGCGCAGATACGGGCCTATGTGAATAAGAAGCGCATAAAAGCGGAGGAAATGGACTTTAAGGAACGAGGAAAAATGATGGCTGCCTTGGGTAGACGGGGTTTTTCTTACGATGCAATAAGCCGTGTTTTAGGCGGAATTTATAGTGAATACTGA
- the recA gene encoding recombinase RecA encodes MNKDDKLKALDAALTQIEKAYGKGSVMKLGDSGTNMNVETIPTGALSLDIALGLGGIPKGRVVEIYGPESSGKTTVALHMIAEVQKRGGIAGFIDAEHALDPVYAKNIGVDIDNLYISQPDNGEQALEITETMVRSGAVDIVIVDSVAALVPKAEIEGDMGDSHVGLQARLMSQALRKLTAIISKSNCIVLFINQLREKVGVMFGSPETTTGGRALKFYASVRLDIRKIETLKQGGDMVGNRVRVKVVKNKIAPPFKEAEFDIMFGKGISKEGDILDLAVKENIVEKSGAWFAYNNVKIGQGRENAKTYLQDNPAVCLEVENKVRIKYGLHEESSIASESAGSAATKESKRIKAEESKDETPKE; translated from the coding sequence ATGAATAAAGATGATAAGCTAAAGGCGCTTGATGCCGCCCTTACTCAGATAGAAAAGGCATATGGGAAAGGCTCTGTTATGAAGCTGGGCGACTCAGGCACAAATATGAACGTGGAGACCATACCTACAGGAGCATTAAGCCTTGATATTGCTCTTGGCCTGGGAGGAATTCCAAAGGGAAGGGTTGTGGAGATCTACGGGCCGGAATCCAGTGGTAAAACGACGGTTGCCCTACATATGATTGCAGAGGTTCAGAAGAGAGGCGGCATCGCGGGATTTATTGACGCGGAGCATGCCCTTGATCCTGTTTACGCCAAGAACATTGGAGTGGATATTGATAACCTTTACATTTCCCAGCCGGATAACGGAGAGCAGGCATTGGAGATCACGGAAACCATGGTTCGGTCCGGTGCTGTTGACATAGTAATCGTGGACTCGGTCGCAGCTCTTGTGCCAAAGGCCGAAATTGAAGGTGATATGGGCGATTCCCATGTGGGTCTTCAGGCGCGTCTGATGTCCCAGGCTCTTAGAAAGCTGACGGCCATCATCAGCAAGTCCAACTGTATTGTTCTCTTTATTAACCAGCTTCGTGAGAAGGTGGGAGTCATGTTTGGAAGCCCTGAGACTACTACGGGTGGACGTGCCCTTAAGTTCTACGCGTCTGTCCGCCTGGATATCCGTAAGATCGAGACCTTAAAGCAGGGCGGAGATATGGTAGGTAACCGGGTCCGTGTAAAGGTAGTAAAGAATAAGATTGCACCGCCATTTAAAGAGGCAGAATTCGACATCATGTTCGGCAAAGGTATTTCCAAGGAAGGAGATATCCTGGATCTGGCGGTAAAAGAGAATATCGTGGAAAAGAGCGGAGCATGGTTTGCTTATAATAATGTCAAGATCGGCCAGGGCCGGGAAAATGCCAAGACTTATCTTCAGGATAATCCGGCAGTTTGCCTGGAGGTAGAGAACAAGGTCCGTATAAAGTATGGGCTTCATGAAGAAAGCAGTATAGCGTCGGAGAGTGCTGGTTCAGCTGCCACTAAGGAAAGCAAGAGAATCAAGGCAGAGGAAAGCAAAGACGAAACTCCCAAGGAGTAA
- a CDS encoding FAD-binding oxidoreductase, with protein sequence MKYRKEPELTGRIVLPNDPLYNSARQEFNTFFNKFPLVIVFAKETQDVINAIRWARYTGVPLRMRSGRHNYEGLSALNGGLIIDVSEMKQLEIYRKKGTVTLQTGLRNVEIIEELGSQGLVVPPGLCPTPGIAGVTSGGGHSSLSRPWGLVIDNLLEAELVDADGCVLHASADRNPDLFWALRGGGGGNFGVCTSFRFRTHEIDTVAYAAINWELEDLKPVLKTWQEYTLPDADNRFTPLLSIISGEQSFLLAQGVFLGSAKVLRELLRPLLRSGSPTSVFIEDIPWVEAAARIGKTQPVSPEPFKSVGPYVDELLPDEAIDIIQRFITNPPTASVSLLFHGLGGAVADISSKATAYFQRNALSNMSIYATWNEPEGAGPGIHWVDQFRREMLPYTNGVYINTQDLSIENWPKVYYGGNFERLTGIKAKYDPENFFRFPQSIPPASRCRD encoded by the coding sequence ATGAAATATAGAAAAGAGCCCGAACTGACCGGACGGATTGTTTTACCAAATGATCCGCTGTACAACTCCGCCCGCCAGGAATTCAATACGTTTTTTAATAAATTTCCACTGGTTATTGTATTCGCAAAGGAAACACAGGATGTCATCAATGCCATACGCTGGGCGCGTTATACCGGAGTACCGCTTAGAATGCGCTCTGGACGCCACAACTATGAGGGTTTGTCTGCGCTGAATGGCGGGCTTATCATCGATGTCAGCGAAATGAAACAACTGGAGATATATCGCAAAAAAGGCACAGTCACACTCCAGACAGGGCTTCGGAATGTTGAAATTATAGAAGAACTTGGTTCACAGGGTTTAGTCGTTCCGCCGGGGTTATGCCCCACCCCTGGTATTGCTGGCGTTACCTCGGGCGGTGGGCATAGCAGCCTTTCCAGACCTTGGGGGCTTGTTATTGACAATCTTCTGGAGGCAGAATTGGTAGACGCAGATGGCTGTGTGCTGCATGCAAGCGCCGACCGCAACCCAGACCTGTTTTGGGCCCTGCGGGGGGGTGGCGGAGGTAACTTTGGCGTATGCACTTCCTTCCGTTTTCGTACGCACGAAATCGATACGGTGGCTTATGCTGCAATCAACTGGGAACTTGAAGACTTAAAACCGGTGCTAAAGACCTGGCAGGAATACACGCTTCCCGACGCAGACAACAGGTTTACACCGCTGTTATCGATTATATCAGGAGAGCAATCCTTTTTGCTTGCACAAGGGGTGTTTCTCGGCTCAGCCAAAGTATTGCGCGAATTGCTTCGTCCCTTGCTCCGGTCCGGTTCACCTACTAGTGTATTTATTGAGGATATACCATGGGTAGAAGCCGCAGCCCGCATTGGAAAGACCCAGCCCGTTAGCCCGGAGCCATTTAAAAGCGTTGGGCCTTATGTCGATGAATTGCTGCCGGATGAGGCAATTGACATCATACAGCGTTTTATTACAAATCCCCCAACCGCTTCTGTGTCTCTCCTGTTCCATGGTTTGGGTGGGGCGGTAGCTGATATTTCCAGCAAAGCCACAGCGTACTTCCAGCGTAATGCGCTGTCAAATATGTCTATTTATGCCACATGGAACGAGCCCGAGGGTGCAGGCCCCGGTATTCATTGGGTGGATCAATTTCGAAGGGAAATGCTGCCATATACCAATGGTGTTTATATCAACACCCAGGATTTGTCCATCGAAAACTGGCCAAAGGTATACTATGGCGGTAACTTTGAGCGCTTGACCGGAATTAAGGCAAAGTACGATCCGGAGAATTTTTTCCGCTTTCCGCAAAGTATACCGCCGGCTTCCAGATGCAGGGACTAA
- a CDS encoding S8 family peptidase yields the protein MNHVREAIHCDAAHHMGYTGRGIGVAVLDTGIYLHEDFEHRMAAFVDIVHRRRDTYDDNGHGTHISGIIGGSGIASGGMYMGIAPECHIIMLKVLDKKGNGYASDVLAGLKWIRDNRERYGIRIVNISVGSFSKKGMTENSVLVRGVNAAWDDGLVVCVAAGNMGPGMNTITTPGISRKVITVGCSDDYKEVNVMGNRMIDYSGRGPTGACICKPEIIAPGAGIISCANESGQYLAKSGTSMSTPLVSGAIALLLQKYPYMTNRDVKLMLRERAVDLGLPINQQGWGMLDVERLLM from the coding sequence GTGAATCATGTGAGAGAAGCAATACACTGTGATGCTGCCCATCATATGGGCTATACAGGGCGTGGGATTGGAGTTGCAGTTCTCGATACGGGGATTTATCTTCATGAGGACTTTGAACATAGAATGGCGGCTTTTGTAGATATTGTACACCGCAGAAGGGATACCTATGACGATAACGGTCACGGGACTCATATATCAGGAATCATTGGAGGCAGCGGCATCGCTTCCGGAGGAATGTATATGGGCATAGCACCAGAGTGCCATATCATTATGCTTAAGGTATTGGATAAAAAAGGGAATGGTTATGCTTCTGATGTGCTGGCCGGACTTAAATGGATTCGTGATAACAGAGAAAGGTATGGGATCAGGATTGTAAATATTTCTGTTGGTTCCTTTTCGAAAAAGGGGATGACAGAGAATTCAGTTCTCGTGCGTGGAGTAAATGCGGCATGGGATGACGGGCTGGTGGTCTGTGTGGCCGCAGGAAACATGGGACCGGGCATGAATACGATCACAACTCCGGGAATCAGCCGGAAGGTGATTACTGTGGGGTGCTCAGATGACTATAAAGAGGTTAATGTAATGGGAAACCGGATGATTGATTATTCTGGAAGAGGTCCCACCGGTGCCTGCATCTGCAAACCGGAAATCATCGCTCCGGGGGCAGGGATTATCAGCTGCGCCAACGAATCAGGGCAATACCTTGCCAAAAGCGGAACCTCAATGTCGACACCCCTGGTTTCAGGGGCAATTGCGCTTCTTCTTCAGAAATATCCCTATATGACCAACCGGGATGTGAAACTGATGTTAAGAGAGCGGGCCGTGGATCTGGGTCTTCCCATAAATCAGCAGGGATGGGGGATGCTTGATGTGGAGAGGCTTTTGATGTAA
- a CDS encoding M20 family metallopeptidase, producing the protein MENHRSDATLLTQNLIRIDSTDPGAYEKNIAEYIFNRLSSLSVPVIKKEVLPGRYNIMAKIKGEIDDPALVYICHMDTVTIGDGWTTDPLGAEVINGRIYGRGACDMKSGLACALSAFSAVAEEAASGKIPRHSFVFIGTVDEEDFMRGVEDVIKEGWVTKKSFILDTEPTNGQIQVAHKGRTWFEVTVTGVTAHASTPWKGADAIAAMAEIISSIRRRIGECPSHEDLGISTVTFGQIEGGYRPYVVPDQCKVWIDMRLVPPTDTAAAISIVEQAIREAAIAVPGITSSYEITGDRPFIEKDENSYLLKALKAAAEETTGKTVPVSYFPGYTDTAVIAGKLHNPNCMSYGPGDLELAHKPDEFVPCEDILRCEEVLTRLARSIIF; encoded by the coding sequence ATGGAAAATCATCGATCCGATGCCACTTTGCTGACACAGAACCTGATCCGCATCGACAGTACGGATCCCGGTGCTTACGAAAAAAATATTGCCGAATATATTTTTAACCGGCTATCTTCCCTGTCTGTCCCTGTCATAAAAAAAGAGGTCCTGCCGGGCCGTTATAATATTATGGCAAAAATTAAAGGAGAAATCGACGACCCTGCTCTTGTTTATATCTGCCACATGGATACGGTAACCATTGGAGACGGCTGGACAACCGACCCTCTTGGAGCAGAGGTTATTAATGGAAGGATTTATGGCCGGGGAGCCTGTGACATGAAATCCGGACTTGCCTGTGCGCTCTCCGCCTTTTCCGCCGTGGCAGAGGAGGCGGCTTCCGGAAAAATCCCCAGGCATTCCTTTGTTTTCATCGGTACTGTTGATGAAGAAGATTTCATGCGGGGAGTTGAGGATGTGATAAAAGAAGGCTGGGTGACTAAAAAAAGCTTTATTCTTGATACAGAGCCAACAAACGGACAGATCCAGGTTGCTCATAAAGGGCGTACCTGGTTTGAAGTCACCGTTACAGGAGTGACCGCCCATGCGAGCACTCCCTGGAAGGGGGCCGACGCCATTGCCGCTATGGCCGAGATCATATCTTCCATACGCCGCCGGATCGGAGAATGCCCCTCTCATGAGGATCTGGGCATATCTACCGTCACATTCGGCCAGATCGAAGGAGGATACCGCCCATATGTGGTTCCTGACCAATGCAAAGTATGGATCGACATGCGCCTGGTGCCTCCCACAGATACAGCTGCTGCCATCTCCATTGTGGAACAGGCCATCCGGGAAGCTGCGATCGCTGTTCCAGGGATCACCTCTTCTTATGAGATCACAGGAGACAGGCCATTCATCGAAAAGGATGAAAACTCCTATTTATTAAAAGCCCTGAAAGCCGCAGCAGAGGAAACCACAGGAAAAACAGTCCCTGTTTCCTATTTCCCCGGGTACACAGACACCGCTGTCATCGCTGGAAAGCTTCACAATCCCAACTGCATGTCCTATGGTCCCGGTGACCTGGAACTGGCCCATAAGCCGGATGAATTTGTCCCCTGTGAAGATATCTTAAGATGCGAGGAAGTGCTCACCAGACTGGCACGCTCCATTATCTTTTAG
- a CDS encoding diaminopimelate decarboxylase yields the protein MDKRPFVTKEKLEEIAREYPTPFHLYDEKGIRENAQKLEEAFSWNKGYREYFAVKATPNPFILNILKDYGCGADCSSMTELMMSDCLGFTGSDIMFSSNDTPAEEFQYADKIGGIINLDDITHIEFLKKAIGHIPETISCRYNPGGIFKISNDIMDNPGDSKYGMTTEQMFEAFRILKSNGAKNFGIHAFLASNTVTNEYYPLLAKVLFELAVELKKETGAHISFINLSGGIGIPYRPGEESNDIKAIGEGVRAVYEEILVPEGMGDVAIYTELGRFMLGPYGGLVTRAIHEKHTHKEYIGVDACAVNLMRPAMYGAYHHITVMGKEGDVCGHKYDVVGSLCENNDKFAIDRNLPEISVGDLLFIHDTGAHGFAMGYNYNGKLKSAELLLKEDGSVEMIRRAETPRDYFATFDFCDVLKDMKY from the coding sequence ATGGACAAGAGACCATTTGTTACAAAGGAAAAGTTAGAAGAGATCGCGAGAGAGTATCCAACGCCTTTTCATTTATACGATGAAAAGGGAATCAGGGAGAATGCCCAGAAGTTAGAGGAGGCGTTTTCCTGGAATAAAGGGTACCGGGAGTATTTTGCGGTTAAGGCCACGCCCAATCCATTTATCCTGAATATTTTAAAGGATTATGGGTGCGGAGCGGACTGTTCATCCATGACAGAGCTTATGATGTCTGATTGCCTTGGCTTTACCGGCTCTGATATCATGTTTTCATCCAATGACACGCCTGCAGAGGAATTCCAGTATGCGGACAAAATCGGCGGGATCATCAATCTGGACGACATCACTCATATAGAATTTCTTAAAAAAGCCATCGGGCATATTCCGGAGACCATCAGCTGCCGTTACAATCCGGGCGGTATATTTAAGATCAGTAATGACATTATGGATAATCCGGGAGATTCCAAATATGGAATGACGACCGAGCAGATGTTTGAGGCCTTCCGTATATTGAAAAGCAATGGAGCTAAAAACTTCGGAATTCATGCATTTTTAGCGAGCAACACGGTAACCAATGAATATTATCCTCTTCTTGCAAAGGTGCTTTTCGAGCTTGCGGTAGAGCTTAAAAAGGAGACGGGAGCCCATATCTCTTTCATTAACCTGTCAGGAGGAATCGGAATTCCTTACCGTCCGGGGGAGGAGTCTAATGACATCAAGGCCATCGGTGAAGGGGTCAGAGCGGTTTATGAAGAAATTCTGGTGCCGGAAGGAATGGGAGATGTGGCAATTTACACAGAGCTTGGACGCTTCATGCTTGGGCCTTATGGCGGCCTGGTAACAAGGGCCATTCATGAGAAGCACACCCACAAGGAATACATCGGCGTTGATGCCTGTGCGGTAAATCTAATGAGACCGGCCATGTATGGTGCTTACCATCATATCACTGTTATGGGAAAAGAGGGAGATGTGTGCGGCCATAAATATGATGTGGTAGGCTCTCTCTGTGAAAATAATGACAAATTCGCCATTGACCGGAACCTTCCTGAGATATCCGTGGGCGATCTGCTTTTCATTCACGATACAGGAGCTCATGGCTTTGCCATGGGATATAATTATAATGGGAAATTAAAGTCTGCGGAGCTGCTCTTAAAAGAAGATGGATCCGTTGAGATGATCCGCAGGGCCGAGACTCCCAGGGATTATTTTGCCACCTTTGATTTTTGTGACGTGCTGAAGGATATGAAATATTAA
- the pyk gene encoding pyruvate kinase, producing MKRTKIICTMGPNTNDYAMMKALAEHGMDVARFNFSHGDYEEQKMRLNLLKSIREELDLPIAALLDTKGPEIRTGLLKDGKKVNLKEGEIYILTTEEIVGDETKGHINYDGLNEDVVPGNRILIDDGLIELEVIEVKGKEITCKIINGGELGERKGVNVPNVKVKLPALTDKDKMDIKFGIEQGFDFIAASFVRTADAINEIKKILEEHGSNIAVIAKIENAEGIENLDDIIEASDGIMVARGDMGVEIPAQEVPFIQKRIIEKCNEACKPVITATQMLDSMIRNPRPTRAEVTDVANAVYDGTDAVMLSGETAMGKYPVEALSMMASIVEETEKHLDYSAYRERKVSAVNVHNVSNAVCYSSVATAHDLGARVIVAPSITGFTTRLLSKWRPESLIIGLSPSASALRQMQLYWGVKPFHGKRAESTDVLIYSSMELLKSKGIVKENETVVVTAGVVNPVRKNEPAAHTNIMRVVTVD from the coding sequence ATGAAGAGAACCAAGATTATTTGCACCATGGGACCTAATACCAACGATTACGCAATGATGAAGGCACTTGCCGAACACGGCATGGATGTTGCCAGATTCAACTTTTCACACGGTGATTATGAGGAGCAGAAGATGCGCCTTAATTTACTGAAGAGCATCCGTGAGGAACTTGACCTTCCGATTGCAGCGCTTCTTGATACAAAAGGACCGGAGATCCGTACCGGACTTTTGAAGGACGGCAAAAAGGTGAATCTGAAAGAGGGAGAAATCTATATCCTGACAACAGAGGAAATCGTTGGAGATGAAACAAAAGGACATATTAACTATGATGGCCTGAATGAAGATGTAGTCCCAGGAAACCGTATCCTCATTGATGATGGCCTGATTGAACTGGAAGTCATCGAGGTAAAGGGCAAAGAGATTACATGCAAGATCATTAACGGCGGCGAGCTGGGAGAGAGAAAAGGCGTCAATGTTCCGAATGTTAAGGTAAAGCTTCCGGCGCTTACTGACAAGGACAAAATGGACATAAAGTTTGGTATCGAGCAGGGCTTTGATTTCATTGCAGCTTCCTTTGTACGTACCGCTGATGCCATAAACGAAATAAAGAAAATCCTGGAAGAGCATGGTTCCAATATTGCCGTTATTGCCAAGATCGAAAACGCGGAAGGCATTGAAAACCTGGATGATATCATCGAAGCCAGTGACGGCATCATGGTTGCCCGCGGTGACATGGGAGTTGAGATTCCGGCCCAGGAGGTTCCATTCATTCAGAAACGTATCATCGAAAAATGCAACGAAGCCTGCAAACCTGTTATTACGGCAACCCAGATGTTAGATTCCATGATCCGCAATCCCCGCCCAACCAGAGCAGAGGTAACGGACGTGGCAAATGCAGTTTATGACGGAACAGATGCAGTAATGCTTTCCGGCGAGACCGCTATGGGTAAATATCCGGTTGAAGCTCTTTCCATGATGGCGTCCATCGTGGAAGAGACAGAAAAGCATCTGGATTACAGCGCATACAGAGAGCGCAAGGTTTCTGCTGTCAATGTGCATAATGTATCCAACGCCGTATGTTATTCTTCTGTTGCTACTGCCCATGATCTGGGAGCCAGAGTGATTGTTGCTCCAAGCATCACCGGCTTCACGACAAGACTGTTATCCAAATGGAGACCGGAAAGCCTGATCATCGGCCTGTCCCCAAGTGCTTCCGCCCTTCGCCAGATGCAGTTATACTGGGGCGTAAAGCCATTCCATGGAAAGCGTGCAGAATCCACTGACGTTTTGATTTATTCCTCCATGGAACTGTTAAAGTCAAAAGGCATTGTTAAGGAAAATGAAACGGTAGTAGTAACTGCCGGTGTGGTGAATCCGGTAAGAAAAAATGAACCGGCAGCACATACCAACATCATGAGGGTCGTAACCGTAGATTAA